GGGCCATCAAGATTTTTTCCTTCTGGATTTCTGATTGAAATCGTCCCCCTTTCTGGTGCGTCAATTTTTTTATGTTGGTCTGATGCTGTATTTCATAATTGTGTACGATTTTTGGATTCCAGCTGCTGATCTGTGCTTTGAGTCGCCGTTAAAGATCGTGGAGTATCCTGACCCCATCCTGAGAGCGACGAATAAGCGCATCAATACATTTGATGAGAACTTGAAGAAGCTGGTCGAAGAGATGTTTGATCTTATGTACAAGTGAGctattttcttcttgttttttatgTTTGTTAGACTCATGCTTTACAAGCCCAAGTAATTTTGTAAAATCTTTGGTTAATATGTAAGACTAGAACTTAGGTAGATGCTGAGCATGTTGGTGTTGTTTTCCATGTCTTGCATTGGCTAATTGCTGGCAGCAGTGGATGTTGTTCAGACTTTAGAGCGAAACGGAAAGTTGGAAGTGGTTGTGAAACATAGGAAGTTCAGATTTTATATTTCTGGTTTTATTCCTGCTGAAACATAGTAAGAGAagaagcatcgaggagttgttTGAAGCAGTATATTTGTAAACAACGAACGGGCAAAGATGAGCTCAATGCTTGTCGAAGGGAATTTGTGAAGGCCTTCATGCATATGTAGGAAGAATGGAGGAAGCTTTCTATCAGGGTTGGAATTCATTCAGATAGACTGGTAAAACAGTTTATCCAAACTGGCCCTGGATAAGATGTTAAGAGTGACTTAAGAGTTAAGATCAATCCGGAAGCATACAACTGGGCTAATTTGTTCTGTCAGATGGAAATTCTGCCCATATGGGGTCGCTCCTAAATCATTAAAACTTTGAAAGGAACTTGGCAAGCGAATTTCACAATAAGCTAAAAGGGACACTAGGATTTGGGTTTCAGATCCAGCTTGTAACTTAGAGCCTCAGATAACTTTTACCAGCACAAGTTCTCTCAACTAGCTATCATCGTTATTGGGCTCATTGTAGTCTTGATATTTTTGTTACTCGGAAACCTCAGTTCAAGAAATTTCAGACTCTTAACACATTTGGATACTTGGACATGACACAATGCAACAGCCTTGGCAGTTCAAAAATGGGGTGTCCTACTCACATCAACTTAAAGTATCGACTGTCAAAGTCTCTCAAGGTTCGCACAAAGTTTTGGGAGTGTTGTTATTAAGGATGCACAGGTGGAATTGTTTAGAATCATTCCCCTAAAAATACACTTGGTGAAAAAAATACATTTTTTAATGCTGTCCATCGTATGGTCAGCATTTTTGCTGGTCGgggtgtgtgcatgtgtgaaaaatttgtgtatgtgtgtgtatgtcttTGCATGAAGTGTTCTCTTGATCGGCATTTTAGAGATAGAAGCGCTAGGCACCTCAATACACCTTAAGACTTGGCACCCTTGCTGCATGTTTAGATGACAATCATTACTGAGACAACCGACCAAAATAAGCAGCTAAGTATACGCAAACTAGGGCCTAGCTTGAAGCATCAAGTATGAAACATTGGATATGTCAATATGTTGCTTGTTGGGAAACTCTAGTGACAATTGTGATGTTGAACCCGACAATGAGTAGTTAAACATAGTTGCATTGCTTTGATGTTCCCCTAATTTCGAAGACACAACCACTTTTAAATGCCCGAAGCAATGCTTTGACTATGATGCAAAATCCTGTATTTTTAAAATCAGTGTAAAGAGGCATATAGAGAGAATTGGTATATGCGCCTGAACATTTCATACTTGCCCTCATTTTGGGTTATTTCTCACTGAAACATTTTCTGGACTCATAAGGGTCGCAATGATGACATAAGAAGCTTGCTAATGTAACACGCTTTGTGAAAAAATAGTTTGAGATGGTCTGGATATGCAATTCTGGTCAAAAACAACTCTGAGAGGGCGGCCATTTAGTTTCAAGTCTTGGATAGAAATTAGAACAAAAGGAGGAGAGAGTCAAGACCTGCAAGGCCTTGATGAAAATGGTGAGAGGAATTTAAAAACACTTTCCAGTTTAGAAGCCTTGGCCTTGGATAGCAGCCAATGGCAAAGCAGGATCCAAAACGTTGACCAAGAAGTTGGAAAAACCTTTTTGTTTGCGTATGTCCCTTTGTGTTTATCTGTATTTAACTGGTTGGTGCGTCAAATTCGCATTCAAGGTGCACCACAATGGGATTATCATGCACTTGCATGTAGCACAATTAGGCATATAGGAGTGAATGTGAACCTTCTGAAGCCTAACACATCAGTATTAGGAAAATCATCAACTTGTGGTATATGCTCTTGATTTCGACTTGGGTTTACTTCTgttacttttcttttcttttttttctctttttatctctctttcttttatgttgaataGTGATAGACATTGTTGCTAAAGAAATATACCATGTTTCCAGATGAGCAAAGTTTCTTTATAAGATTGGTGTGATATTTCTTTAAAGCTTTCAAGGCATCTTATGCTTCGAAAAAACATGCCTTGTTGGGATTTATATATGTTGTGTTGACAATATACACATCTCCCATTCCAGTTCGAATGCATGTAGAGCATATGATTAGGACTACCATATAAACTGTTTGAAGTTTTTGTTAGTTACATCTGACTACAAACTTCAACAACAAGCAAAGTTTAGTAGTTTTGTCAGTTTGGTGACCGTATTTTAAATTTCTTCGTCAACAAAAACAATATTAGATAAGCAAGTTTTATAAAGTTGCACTATAAGCACTGCCAAATCTATGCATATTAAACCAGTTTTACTCAgcatttttttgtttgtttatttttaaaaactaGATTATTGGCTGTAGGGAAAATGTGCACCCTTGATATCCATGCTGTGAATTTTGTTTTCTGTTTAATTTGATATACGAAATGTCTTAATCATGTCCTTTGTAGGCACTCCTGTGATTTATGTTATGAGTTCTCCTtgataattgaaaaaaaaaaatcctaaaagtATTTTGTAAATATGTTTATTGGGAATATGTTTTTACAGAACTGGATAATTTTGCCAGATTAGTTTTGTTCTGAGTATGCCTATTATGATTGTTTGATAATAAATTACTTTTGAGAAATATCTCTTCTTTCTCCACAGAACTGATGGCATTGGACTCTCAGCACCCCAAGTTGGAATTAGTGTTCAACTCATGGTATTTAATCCTGCTGGTGAACGTGGTGAAGGAGAGCAAATCGTTCTTGTGAACCCGGTAGTTTACAAAACCTCAAAAAGGACTATACTTTACAATGAGGGTTGCTTATCGTTTCCAGAAATCTATGCAGATGTAGAGGTGAGAGTTGACCTATTGGCTTTCCTGCTTGTATTGTGCATCAATTGCAACTTTACATAGCTGTTCAAATATTGAATCATGAGTAGTTTTATTGCAATCCCTATGGCTAAAGAGATGGAACAAGAATAGTTATGCCTATTGGAATAGTTGTGCCACAAGTTTTCCTATTCTTGTTTAGCTAGAATTTCTGGAATAATTTTTGGTTGAGCATGTTTTTATCCATTAAAATGTGGAGGCAGGCATAAATTATGGCTTTATGCCAGGGATAGCTTATGACAATCTTTCCTTGAAATAGTTATGCTTGGCATAAACAAGTTTGACCAGCATAATTGTTTCTTGCTTATACCAATTTTGCTAAAAGCTGTTTGGTAGGCATAAAGCTTATTCCAATCTTTATGCCTGTTTTGTGCCCAAACTAAATGCTGCCCAAATGGATTATATCTTGGAATGCTTTAGTTTTTGAATTActtatattaaatttaactaataaggatcttatccaaataataatgacaacaacaacaacaacagtaATAATAAAGGATCTCATTTAAGTGCTACAACTATAACTTTATCTACTCCAAAAACTTAGTGGAAGTAAATGATTAGTTAGACACTTGCATAGGCTTTAGTTGTGGCTTTATTGATACAACATATGAGGTGGTCAATTCCTTAGAGAGCATATCTAAATTTTATCAGAGTTCTTGTAATTGCTGACAATTTTGTATGTACATTATAATATGTACATGTCAATGTTCTGCCCATGTTGATTACTCTGATCCTATATTTAAGTGTATCTTATATAGAGTGGTTCTATAATTTTGTACATGCACCTTTCATGGGCTCCATACTATAAGGTGCTGGTCCTTTTTTGATGCATATATCTGGCTAAATGCCACAAATAAATAATGCATTAATGATTATTGATTTTAAAGAACTGGTCATCCCAATGGAAACTTTGGAGAATTCAATAAGAGATCCTCCAATCTGTGATGGATTTCTACCATTGTATTGAGTGCTTTTATGCTCTTTGTCAACAAACAATTTGTCAAGCCCTAATTTTTAAAGGACTTGAAAAATACCACATGGTTTTTATTCAGCCTAAAGACCTTAAACTTGTTTTATGATTGCTTAATCAACCTCTCTTGATAGATTCTAGAGACCTCAGCTTCTAATCTTGAAAAGTGCTTGAGAAGTGTTTTCCTACTTGTTCTCCTCTATAATCCTTAAGGAGTTGGGTAGGGATATCATTAATGTTGACATCTccttttccatcttgtcttgTAAAATAGATTTATAAGTTGGGAACAATGTTTTAAAATCCAAGCAGGTTGATCAGGTTGACTTGTCACACACAAACACTTATTAGTTGAGTCACAATAAAACCCGCCAAGGTTCTAAGTATCGGTTCAGTATTTGTATTAATACCCAATTGGTACACCCCATGTCAAGTGTCGGTACTCGGTATTGTATATCCCTTGGTATTTGGCACTGGGTATAAGGTGGTGTATCAGGTATGTTTTGCTACTATAATGGTATGGTACATCTACTGGTCGGTATGGTTTGGATTGTTGACCTAAGTGGTTTAAATTGCTTGAACTTCATGGGTCGGACAATTCAATTGATTTGGTTAAATTAGTTTTAAAGACTAGAATGATAGAGGCAACAAAATGCACGTCTCCACTAACATACTTTagtcctcttccttttcttttctatcaTAGGTGCCACTACTTCCGCTTCCCCCTTGATCTTTATCATGATCGTTGGGTGAGGATGGTTCCACCATCGAGGTAGAATAGGAATATGTTACCAGAGAAGAGGATGTTGCTATTGGAAGAGAGGAGCATGCCATCGATGTGAGAAAAAGATCAAACTGCCATTGAAGATAGTTTTGAGAGAGGAGCATGCCATCAACGTGAGAAAAGGATCAAACTGCCATTGGAGATAGTTTTGATGGCCACGAGAGGTGCCCACTCTCTGACCACCCTTATCTTTTGCCCGTTGGTGGTACCTTAAAATCTCACCATTAAGGTGCAGTCATGTTAAAGATGGAAATCATGCCTCCTTTGCAACTCTGACTCTACCCCCACCCCTTTTCTTATTATGACACATAGGAATCAATTGAAAAGAGTTCATGCCTCTAGGATTTTGATTATGAAGCAAATAAATGGTCAAACATTAATTTTGGAATGGTGGTGTGGCAGTAAAGTCAAAGAAACATTAAGGAGTAGGAACCAAAGGATGTGGTTAGGCTAGACGGGGTTGAGATAAGGGGGCAATTGTATGAGAATGTGGGATCATAGGTTTAGAGAGAGGGAGGTGGATGGCTTGAATCGCTAATGGGATGGGGATTATGGAAGGACTAGGTTGTATGGTTGATCAGCATTCAAATTGGTGGCTTATGAGTTATGACCTTAACCCCAGAACGGTTTACACCAAGTCACTGGGTTCAAAACACTGGTTGAATGTGGACCCTCAATTGTACCAGCATACCCCTTCTTTATCCAAACCAATCCAATTGTGTAAACTATTTGTTTGTTTATACAACACTAATGCATCAGCAGTTAATACTACTATTGGGTAACTAGcatcttgaatttttgatttgagaGGTTTACGATGTGTGACCAAAATAAAAGTTTGGCATTACACACTTAGGTATGGATACTGCCTGTTAAAATAACTTGATCttctaatatattttttgttctttcCCTGCAGAGACCTGCATCTGTCAAGGTTGGTGCTCGAGATATAACGGGTGGGAGGTTTAAAGTAAACTTGTCTGGTCTTCCTGCACGAGTTTTCCAGCATGAATTTGATCATTTGCAGGTTTTCGTCTATTCTATGCTGTCACATTCTCTCTTTACTTTTGGTTGGATCA
This portion of the Phoenix dactylifera cultivar Barhee BC4 chromosome 11, palm_55x_up_171113_PBpolish2nd_filt_p, whole genome shotgun sequence genome encodes:
- the LOC103715000 gene encoding peptide deformylase 1B, chloroplastic — its product is MAARLRALPAISLSAVLPLLHGRSSFPTTAGKSLSFRRFSSRPVARSSPLVEVSAQARRGFSFQEDDFASTADLCFESPLKIVEYPDPILRATNKRINTFDENLKKLVEEMFDLMYKTDGIGLSAPQVGISVQLMVFNPAGERGEGEQIVLVNPVVYKTSKRTILYNEGCLSFPEIYADVERPASVKVGARDITGGRFKVNLSGLPARVFQHEFDHLQGTLFFDRMTEDVLESIRSDLKALEMKYESRTGLPSPESIDQYERRKEVAGFART